In Candidatus Falkowbacteria bacterium, a genomic segment contains:
- the asnS gene encoding asparagine--tRNA ligase, whose amino-acid sequence MENTFLIKNLSQLVGQEVTINGWVHNFRSSGKIAFWQIRDGSGFCQAILSSDELSVEQWALVEKVTQESSVCLTGKVSKHPKKEEYELQVTDLHYYQIAEEYPISNKDHGIDFLLDNRHLWLRSQKQWAIQRVRNTLIQATYEFLEKNNFIKIDSPIITANAGENTTDLFKVSYFDQITYLSQTGQLYIEAAIYAHGRVFDFGPTFRAEKSKTRRHLTEFWMMDAEMAFTDLNDNLTTQEGLIRYMVQAVLEKNIYELEILERDIKPLQNIIKPFYRITHSEAVAKLKELGSDIGERDDLGADDETMLTKLYDNPLFITHYPAEVKAFYMKRDPQDEGRVLGADLLAPEGYGEIIGGSQREDDYETLKKRIIEFGLKVEDYQWYLDLRKYGSIPHGGFGFGLERITAWVCGLQHIREAIPFPRTIYRITP is encoded by the coding sequence ATGGAAAATACATTTCTTATAAAAAATCTAAGTCAGCTTGTTGGTCAGGAAGTCACTATCAATGGCTGGGTGCATAATTTTCGATCGTCTGGAAAAATTGCTTTTTGGCAAATTAGAGACGGGTCTGGTTTTTGTCAGGCAATTTTATCTTCCGATGAACTCTCGGTTGAGCAATGGGCATTGGTAGAAAAAGTGACTCAAGAATCTTCTGTCTGTCTAACAGGGAAAGTTTCAAAACATCCAAAAAAAGAAGAATATGAACTTCAGGTTACAGATCTACACTATTACCAAATTGCTGAAGAGTATCCAATCTCAAACAAAGATCATGGAATTGATTTTCTTTTGGATAACCGTCACTTGTGGCTCCGATCACAAAAACAATGGGCAATTCAACGTGTCCGCAATACCTTAATCCAGGCAACCTATGAATTTTTGGAAAAAAATAATTTTATTAAAATTGACTCTCCAATCATCACAGCCAATGCCGGTGAAAATACCACCGACCTTTTTAAAGTTTCTTATTTTGATCAAATAACGTATCTATCACAAACAGGTCAGTTATATATTGAAGCCGCAATTTATGCCCATGGTCGCGTCTTTGATTTTGGACCAACTTTTAGAGCAGAAAAATCTAAAACCCGTCGTCACTTAACAGAATTTTGGATGATGGATGCGGAAATGGCATTTACTGATTTAAATGACAACCTAACAACCCAAGAAGGCTTGATTAGATACATGGTACAGGCAGTATTAGAAAAAAATATATACGAATTAGAAATTCTAGAACGAGATATTAAACCATTACAAAATATTATAAAACCTTTTTATCGTATAACTCATAGCGAGGCGGTGGCAAAATTAAAAGAATTAGGTTCAGATATTGGTGAGCGCGATGATCTTGGAGCTGATGATGAAACAATGCTCACTAAATTATATGATAATCCTCTCTTCATTACTCACTACCCAGCAGAAGTAAAAGCTTTTTATATGAAACGAGATCCACAAGACGAAGGACGTGTTTTGGGTGCTGATCTTTTAGCTCCAGAAGGTTATGGTGAAATTATTGGTGGCTCACAAAGAGAAGATGATTACGAAACATTGAAAAAAAGAATTATTGAGTTTGGCTTAAAAGTTGAAGATTATCAATGGTATCTGGATCTACGAAAATACGGCTCCATTCCTCATGGTGGCTTTGGTTTTGGTTTAGAAAGAATTACCGCTTGGGTTTGTGGCCTCCAACATATTCGTGAAGCTATTCCTTTTCCAAGGACAATTTATAGAATTACTCCTTAA
- a CDS encoding DUF167 domain-containing protein gives MLEQYKEQLATTGEVIIKVKVHAKAHDTRIKSVLADGVIKIDLQVTPENGKGNDALFTFLSEEFAVPVSHIQILVGKFSADKTIKILKVD, from the coding sequence ATGTTAGAACAATATAAAGAACAATTAGCTACCACTGGAGAAGTGATCATCAAAGTAAAAGTTCATGCCAAGGCACATGATACACGGATTAAATCAGTCTTAGCTGATGGAGTTATAAAGATTGACCTGCAAGTTACACCTGAGAATGGTAAGGGTAATGATGCTCTATTTACTTTTTTGTCAGAGGAGTTTGCTGTACCAGTATCGCATATTCAAATTTTAGTAGGTAAATTTTCGGCTGATAAAACCATAAAAATTTTAAAAGTAGATTGA
- a CDS encoding phosphodiester glycosidase family protein: MTKTKLRFLLLIIIVFLFWSQTPTTKAASLASQLSGRIVLSVEENGEAWYINPANLRRYFLGRPGDAFAVMRQLGVGITEVDFQKIASSDMPVSGDLELTKRLSGKIILQVEKNGEAWYINPVDLKKYYLGRPDDAFRIMRQLGLGITQQDLALIRRLEPTPSINTYSTYQRRSVNSSLGVFTVDIITIDLSNPRLKIKTLAASDTNCPSNCPAKSLASYYFGVKGFAGINGTYFDTSVSKRNYYFFPIYDSVKKVFINADQLKYPTTGPIMAFDTNNKFYYFKDSREFKSVADFEQNTHSTLQAAFGNKPRLIEQSLNYLIDWEVDEKQRTVKTLRNAIGYANNKLYLVVAHKATVADLGEIMISLGVEYAINLDGGGSSALMYDGEYILGPGRNIPNAIIFSEE, translated from the coding sequence AGTTTTAAGTGTTGAAGAAAATGGTGAAGCTTGGTATATAAATCCCGCAAATTTAAGACGATATTTTTTGGGTCGGCCGGGTGACGCTTTCGCGGTTATGCGGCAGTTGGGGGTTGGAATTACTGAAGTTGATTTTCAAAAAATTGCTTCATCAGATATGCCAGTTAGTGGTGATCTAGAATTAACCAAGCGATTGTCAGGAAAAATTATTCTTCAAGTTGAAAAAAATGGCGAAGCCTGGTATATCAATCCAGTAGATTTAAAGAAATATTATCTTGGAAGACCTGATGATGCTTTTAGAATAATGCGCCAATTAGGTTTAGGTATAACTCAGCAAGACTTGGCGCTTATCCGTCGTTTAGAACCAACTCCAAGTATTAATACCTACAGTACATATCAGCGAAGAAGCGTTAATTCATCATTGGGAGTATTCACAGTTGATATAATTACCATTGATCTTAGTAATCCAAGATTAAAAATAAAAACTTTAGCTGCCTCGGATACAAATTGTCCGAGTAATTGTCCGGCAAAATCTTTAGCCTCATACTATTTTGGTGTAAAAGGATTTGCTGGTATCAATGGAACCTACTTTGATACCAGTGTCTCAAAGCGTAATTATTATTTTTTTCCGATTTATGATTCTGTGAAAAAAGTTTTTATTAACGCCGATCAATTAAAATATCCAACCACTGGACCAATTATGGCCTTTGATACAAATAATAAATTTTATTATTTTAAAGATAGTCGAGAGTTTAAGAGTGTTGCAGATTTTGAGCAAAATACACATTCAACATTGCAAGCAGCCTTTGGCAATAAACCTCGTTTAATTGAACAATCGCTTAATTATTTAATTGATTGGGAGGTTGATGAAAAACAACGAACCGTCAAGACTTTACGTAATGCTATTGGTTATGCCAATAATAAACTATACTTAGTAGTAGCCCACAAAGCAACCGTCGCAGATTTGGGGGAAATAATGATCTCACTTGGAGTTGAGTATGCAATTAATCTTGATGGTGGTGGTTCAAGTGCATTGATGTATGATGGAGAATATATTCTTGGTCCAGGTCGTAATATTCCAAATGCAATTATTTTTAGCGAAGAGTAA